A region of Chloracidobacterium sp. DNA encodes the following proteins:
- a CDS encoding radical SAM protein, whose protein sequence is MKMIPINSYILKIASRCNLNCSYCYEYNMGDDSWLDMPAFMEPEIVKLVATRIHDHCTTHELTEIYINLHGGEPLLLGKQRTRNLLETFVKNLEGIKIYWGIQTNGVLLDPEWIDLLHTYGFFLGLSIDGPAATNDRFRVDHAGKGTHLRVMTGAGHLASEKGELIFAGCLSVIDPESDPLEVFRHLLTLNAKAIDFLLPHGNWDDVPNSKRPDPMSVTPFADWLIPIFDEWYDQYSERLEIRMFEEIIEHLAGGPGRLETVGLQPVSLIVVASNGDIEGVDTLKSIPGQQLLGLNLKQHSFDDAVKHPKYQLRQNGLEALSGTCQSCSLVKTCGGGYLPHRWSKDNQFQNPSIFCSDLTTLILHIRRRVTSTIDATSVTLSKGGSQESINPTE, encoded by the coding sequence ATGAAAATGATTCCTATTAACAGTTATATCCTCAAGATTGCATCTCGTTGTAACCTTAACTGTTCGTATTGCTACGAATACAACATGGGAGACGATTCCTGGCTCGATATGCCCGCGTTCATGGAACCTGAAATCGTTAAACTTGTCGCCACGCGAATACATGATCATTGCACGACGCACGAACTCACTGAGATCTATATAAATCTTCACGGTGGAGAACCTCTTTTATTAGGGAAGCAACGGACACGCAACCTTCTCGAGACTTTTGTTAAAAATCTTGAAGGGATCAAGATATATTGGGGCATACAGACGAACGGCGTGTTACTTGATCCGGAATGGATTGACCTACTCCATACCTATGGCTTCTTTCTGGGCCTGAGTATTGATGGACCGGCTGCGACAAATGACCGGTTTCGCGTCGATCACGCGGGGAAAGGAACCCATCTGCGAGTGATGACCGGTGCAGGACATTTGGCAAGTGAAAAGGGCGAACTTATTTTCGCAGGATGTCTTTCGGTGATTGATCCCGAATCCGACCCGCTCGAGGTATTTAGACATCTGCTCACCCTCAATGCTAAAGCGATCGATTTTCTTTTGCCCCATGGAAACTGGGACGATGTTCCGAACTCCAAAAGGCCCGACCCAATGTCCGTGACCCCATTTGCGGACTGGCTGATCCCGATTTTCGACGAGTGGTATGACCAATACTCAGAACGTCTTGAGATTAGAATGTTTGAAGAAATTATAGAACATTTGGCTGGGGGGCCTGGTCGACTTGAGACGGTGGGGCTTCAACCGGTTAGTCTAATTGTGGTCGCCTCTAACGGAGATATTGAAGGGGTTGATACCCTGAAATCGATTCCCGGCCAACAGTTATTGGGTTTGAATTTGAAACAACACAGTTTTGATGATGCCGTGAAACACCCCAAGTACCAATTGCGACAGAACGGATTAGAAGCGTTATCTGGTACTTGCCAATCCTGCTCGTTGGTGAAAACATGTGGCGGCGGTTATTTGCCTCATCGATGGTCAAAGGATAATCAGTTCCAAAATCCGTCAATTTTCTGTTCTGATCTAACGACTTTGATTTTGCATATTCGTCGGCGAGTCACTAGCACAATAGATGCAACCTCGGTCACACTTTCGAAAGGCGGCTCGCAGGAGTCGATAAACCCAACCGAATGA
- a CDS encoding SUMF1/EgtB/PvdO family nonheme iron enzyme, whose product MSLIPGGMFLMGTEDGYIDERPVHRVELSPFYLDERVVTNREYQEFIVAKPQWQKDQVSSEVADQNYLNLWLDGRCPEELLDHSVINVSQRAAQEFAHWVGKRLPTEAEWEYAAGGLERLKWSIADSFEPQSYAFGQDGSRPCGSPPGQYPQNSFGLFDMCGLVWEWTQDSYETDFYQASEARDPVNRNPKAEWSVLRGGAAFFDDPFFLRIHIRGRNHPTACNEDYGFRCARDV is encoded by the coding sequence ATGTCATTAATTCCGGGCGGCATGTTCCTAATGGGAACGGAAGATGGATACATAGATGAGCGACCAGTTCACCGAGTTGAGCTTTCACCGTTTTATTTGGATGAAAGAGTCGTTACCAACCGAGAGTACCAAGAGTTTATTGTTGCCAAACCACAGTGGCAGAAAGATCAAGTGTCCTCCGAAGTTGCTGATCAAAATTACCTAAATCTCTGGCTGGATGGGCGGTGTCCCGAAGAACTGCTTGATCATTCCGTCATTAATGTTTCGCAGCGTGCCGCACAAGAATTCGCACACTGGGTCGGGAAACGGCTTCCGACAGAAGCGGAATGGGAATATGCCGCTGGTGGCCTCGAGAGGCTCAAATGGAGCATTGCGGATAGTTTTGAACCACAGTCGTATGCATTTGGCCAGGACGGCTCTCGACCTTGCGGTTCGCCGCCGGGTCAATACCCTCAGAATTCCTTTGGCCTTTTCGATATGTGCGGCTTGGTATGGGAATGGACTCAAGATAGTTACGAAACTGATTTTTATCAGGCCTCCGAGGCTCGTGATCCGGTAAATAGGAATCCAAAAGCCGAATGGTCGGTTTTGCGCGGGGGGGCAGCATTTTTCGACGACCCATTCTTTCTTCGAATTCATATTCGGGGCCGCAACCATCCGACGGCATGTAATGAAGACTATGGGTTCAGGTGTGCACGCGATGTCTAA
- a CDS encoding carboxypeptidase regulatory-like domain-containing protein has product MRCGESAVHIIRSGNGCLCGRSDGARHSDRDIHECSGDAIAGVVVRCTGSAAVTDRSGNFILNACTAQIVVTADGFEPATVVAAGVRFLADAVRVDVRIRKAAPIGRLDRGVIPQDRRLRSDRTRTARSGR; this is encoded by the coding sequence ATGCGTTGCGGTGAAAGTGCGGTTCATATTATTCGCAGTGGTAATGGTTGTCTTTGCGGGCGTAGTGATGGGGCAAGACACAGTGACCGGGACATCCACGAATGTTCCGGTGACGCCATAGCCGGTGTCGTGGTGCGTTGCACAGGCAGTGCAGCCGTGACAGATCGTTCCGGTAATTTCATTCTTAATGCGTGCACCGCCCAGATCGTTGTGACAGCTGACGGTTTCGAGCCGGCAACCGTAGTGGCCGCTGGCGTACGGTTCCTAGCAGACGCCGTTCGGGTCGATGTTCGCATCCGGAAGGCAGCACCGATCGGGCGGCTCGACCGCGGCGTAATACCTCAGGACCGACGGCTTCGTTCCGACCGCACCCGAACAGCGCGGAGCGGTCGATAG